The sequence CGTACCCTGCCTTCTCATTCGGAGCCGTATATATCCGTTTCAAGTCCCTGGCAAATTCCTTTCGGTCTTTATCTGACACATACTTTAGCGTGTTTCTTATCTGGTGTACTATACACCTCTGATATTCAGTATTCGGAAAAGCCGCATTGATTGCATCCTTTATCCCTGAAAGTGCATCAGCACAGAGAATCAGAATGTCTTTAACACCCCTGTTTTTAAGGTCATTTAAGACACTCAGCCAGAATTTTGAGCTCTCATTTTCTCCTACATAAATACCGATAACATCTTTCTGCCCTTCTATATCAATCGCCAGCACAATATATACGGCCTTCTTCCCAACAATGCCGTCATTTTTTACTGAAAAATGAATTGCGTCAATAAATACTATCGGATAAACCTCTCCCAGAGGCCTTTTCTGCCACTCTTCTATCTCAGGTAGTATTTTATCAGTGATCTTACTTACCATTTCAGCAGATACTTCGAACCCATAGATTTCCTGTATCTGCTCGTTGATTTCTCTGGTAGACATCCCACGCGCATACATTGCTATTATTTTATTTTCAATTTCTGAAATGTCCCTTTTATACTTGGGAACAATTTTCGGCTCGAATTCTGCATTCCGGTCCCGCGGGATATCTATTTCCACTTGCCCTACACTTGACTTTAATGTTTTTGATGTGTACCCGTTACGGTAATTTGATTTCGCTTCTTCAGTTGATTCGTACTTTTCATATCCGAGATGTTCATCCAGCTCTGCTTCCAACATATTTTGTATCGTATCTCCGAGCAGATCCTTCAATGCTTCCTGCAAATCCTTTGCTGAAGTAATGTTGTACTCAGAAATGAGATTTCTGATAAGCTCTTTCTTTTCTGGTGTTATTATCCTTTTTCTTGCCATAAAAAACTCCTCCTATACTTTATTATTCTATCATAGAAGGAGTCAATTAGTTTACATAAAATATTTTACAATCTCTGATTTCTACTTTATCATTTTTTCACCTCATTTATGTAATAAAGCTACTGGTGTCAATGTAAATTCATTTATCGATGTAATCTTTGACATTGATTCCAGACTGAAATAGCGCCGCCCTACTTTCCATTCATCATTTTGTTCCATGAGCATTGCTCCTACCAATCGGATTACCGCCTTACGATTTGGAAATATGCAAACAACATCCGTTCGACGGCGAATTTCCCGGTTAAGTCTCTCAAGAGGATTGGTGGAGTGTATCTGTGCCCAATGCTCACGGGGAAAAGCCATATATGCCAGGATTTCTTCTTCTGCTTCTTCAAGAATTTTCATTGCTTTTGGAAAACGATTTTTAAGCTCATCTACTACATGCCTTAACTGTTCCCTCGCAGATTCCTGATCATTCTGGGCAAATATTGTCCGTATTATCGATGATACCATTCCCTGATAATGCTTTGGTACCTGGCTTAATACGTTTCTCATAAAATGTACACGGCATCTTTGCCATGCACTTCCCGTTAAAATCTTCTTTATTGCAGCCTTCAGCCCTTCATGTGCATCACTGATTACAAGCCTTACACCTTTTAGACCCCTTGCTACCAGCCTTCTTAAAAACTCCTCCCAAAAAGCCCCGTCTTCACTCATCCCTACATCAAAACCTAATATTTCCCGTTCACCTTGTTGATTAACTCCTACTGCTATAACTAGTGCCATACTGCATACCCTGCCTCCTTCCCGAACCTTGGGGAAAGTGGCATCAAGCCAAAGGTAAGGATATTCTCCTTCCAGTCTACGGTTTTTAAATTCTTCTACAAATTCATCCAGTTGCTTACTGATTCTTGATACTTCGCTTTTATCAATCCCTTTCATTCCAAGAGCTTCTACAAGTTCATCCACCTTCCTGGTACTTACTCCATGAACATAGGCTTCCTGAACTACATTCAATAATGCTTTCTCTGACATTTTCCTCGGTTCTAAAAGACTTGGAAAATAACTTCCGTGACGTAACTTGGGAATGCTTAACTGTAATGTTCCTACTCGAGTATCCCATTCTCTTAGACGATATCCATTGCGATAGTTGTTTCTATTATTATTTCTTTCATACTTTTCAGCACCTATTATTGATGTAACTTCCGCATCCATTAGGGCATTAATGAGTAATGTTAATGCTTCTTTTAAAAAATCTTTATCTTTTTCAACAACATACTTGCTAAGTTGTTCTAAAAGTGCCATTCTATTATTAGTAGCCACGGTATGACCTCCTCTACTTTATTTGTTTTGTTTTGTTTCCCTAATAAAGTAGAAATCATATCGTGGTTACTTTTGTCAATTAGCCTCCACGAAATTTACACCACTACTTGAGACTATAACTCAGAGAGTCAAATTTGTCAAAGGGGAATACCCAAAATGGGAGTATCCTGTTATTGAATTTCTGGCTATTAGAAATTGCGAAAAATGTAATAGATTGCATTATATAAGAAACAGTAAAAAACATGTATACGTTATTGATTCCAAGAAACTGGATGATATAAATTGCTCGTGTAAGGAAGCATTTGCAAAAGGTGAATTAGAAGAATATTTCAGTATGAATGATTTTGAGTTGGATGAAATAGATGCTAAAATAAGAAAAAATGAATCGTATGAATTACCACGAAGGGTTAGGTTCTGTCATGAATGTAAGAGGATATTTGTACAGAAAGGAGATGTGCTGAAAATTTATTGTTTAGAAGAATTGAAAGAATTAACTTAAAGAGAAACCATTTTATGCCTCTGATTGTAGGAGTACAGTGAATTGTACCGGAATATAAATCACTGTGTTTGACCCCTTCAGAAAGAGAAATGTATCTTGTTGACGGAATAACGGATAAAAGAACGTTGATAGCAGTGTATGATAAGATTGCAGAAAGATTTGTACCTATTAATGGTAGTTATTGGACTGATAGTTTAGTAAAAGTGTTAAAAGGAGGATAAATATTATGCGGATAGCTGAGACTTATGCAATATACAGGGGCAAAGAATATTCGTTGATTTCTAATTTTAATGCAGATGGAACTGAAGAATTTGAGTTGGTTTCCTTTGAAAGTGAAGATGTAAATAATGGCTTTATAAAAGATGAAAAAGGTATATATAGAAAAAGAATAACGTTGGAAGAATTGGAGACTGCATATAATTTTTATATATGGTGTAAATACAAAGGATATGATTTTCAAGTTCTTGCACACTCTGAAGAAGATGACATTTATGATATTGTGCATGTGACTTTACCTGATCAAAAACCAATTCCTGTTGAAGAGTTAGGGTTTACATTTAAGAAACCTGGAGTTTATATGAAAAAAGTAAAAGGAGAAGAACTTGACAGTGTATACAAGGTTAAATCACCGATACTCGGATTCAAATAAAAAAGATAAAAATTTATTTTTGTTACATATGGTAATAAAGCGGTAATGCCGAGAATAATGCAAATTTTTTTAAAAATCCGTATAAAATCTGGACTCTGGGTGTTTTTTCTGGTATTATTATAAGCATAAAATACAAAAAATCACAGTACAAGAACTGTTTGGCACTACTATATGTTCCATTGGTCATCGAAGGCAGATTTTTTATATCATAATATGGACATATAATTTACGGAAAGGGGGTTATTAACCTATCCATGCGATTTCGTCGTAGGCGAAAAATTTATAAGAAATTGTATGAGTCACCCAGACAGGTACTTTTCCTGTTTTTTGCTGTTGGATTTTCGATAACTGTATTGAGTTTTATGTTTTTCTCCCTATTAATTCCTAAAGATATTATGCATGACATTATGAATGATAGCATAAAAAAAATCTTTATGATTATTACGGGTATGGCAATAGGATTGTCAGTTATTGACATATTTATGGTTCTGATTAGAAAGAAAAACCTGGATGCGGTGGTTTTTGAACTTGAGACAAATGACAAATACATCGGATTTTATAAAATTATTCCTTTTATACTGCTAATACTTGCCGTTTTAAGCATTGCCGTAAGCAGAAATAGTTACCTTTTATGGCTTTCAATTCTTATGATTTCTTTTGCCTTGTCATTTGCAATTCGTGGGCTGTTTTTCCCTGTTGGCCTTTCTGAAAAAGGATTGATGTTTTTCGGTGAAGTATATGAGATTAAAGATGTTCTCAAATGCTTCATCAATACAGAGAATAAGAAAATTATGTTTGTAGTTTGGAGTACGGTTTTTATACCAAACTCGATAAAAAGGATAATACTTAAATTTCCGGATGTTCCTGTTGATGACCTGGTAGCTTTTTTAAACAAAAAGGAGATAGACATAGAATATATATAAATATTGATAAAAAACTATTGACTAATATACTAACGGTGTGTTGGAAAAGTAAAGATTGCAACTAAACCGCTTTTGTGAGAAAATGGAGATGCGGATGGGAAATTAGTTTCTAAAACCATGATTGATGTACAAAAATTACATCATGGTATGTTAATAAATTAACAAACAAATATTAAACTAACAGGCAAATCAGAAAGGAGAGAAATGTTCAGATGAAAAAAACAGCAATGCTGAAAACAATCGCAGCGGCACTGATTATTGTACTTTCGCTGCAAGTATTTGTGTTTGCCGAAGAGCAGCCGCAACTTCTTATATCGCCTCCTGCTGAGCAGCCGGCCGCATGGGCTGTGGAAGCCGTACAATGGTCGTCAATATATGGCCTTGCATCCGATGAGATGTTTGCAAAATATTCATCCAAAGTAACTCAGGAAGAGCTGCATAAAGTTTGCGTAAACCTTTATGAAAAATTAACAGGTAAAACTGCTACACCGGAAGAAGAAAAGATTTTTACGGATAACAGCAAACTTACAACTCAAAAAGAAGCAACAAGGCTGGAAATGGTCACAAGCGTATACAACGTGTTAAAAGCAGCACAACCCGAGTTTGATTTCAGCGCCGATGTAAACCTCACTTTCAAAGATATTGGGTCATTGTCCGAAGAAACATTGAATATTGTAAAGTATTCCGTAGCAAAAGGGATATTGCACGGAAGAAATAAAGAAATCCTTGACCTTGAAAGCCAGTGTACAAGACAGGAACTATTAGTGTTTGTAAAAAATGCTTATGAATTTGCCATATATGAGTCGGGAAGATATTCAAAAGGCGCCTTCTGGAAAGTAAGTGACGAGAACAACACCGTTTATCTTTTAGGTTCAATACATATTGCGGACGCAACCCTGTACCCGTTGTCAAAAGAGATACTGAACGCCTATGAAAAATCCGATGTTTTAGTTGTCGAAGCGGATATTTCAAAACAGCAAGAAGCCGCGAATTATATGGCACAAAGGGCTATGTACGCAGATGAAAACACTCTTGAGAAGAATGTGCCTGAAGAGCTTTACAAAAAATTTGTGGAGTTTGTTACTCCTTATGGTATTCAGGAGGAAGTATACAGCAAGCTCAAGCCCTGGTATGCAGCATTGCTGGTTCAAAACCTGCAGCTTATGGACAACTCATACAGCGGAAGCTTGGGAGTGGATATGTATTTCCTTTCAAAGGCAATGGGCCAAAAAGACATATTGGAAATAGAAGGAATCAAGTTTCAGGTGGATATGTTTGACTCCTTCTCAAATGAGCTTCAATGTCAATTTTTAGCTTCAGCTTTAGGCACCGGTGAAGGAAATGAAAATACGGAAGCAAGTGTAGAGTTGGTTGCCTATATGTTAAAGTGCTGGAAAGAGGGCAATACAGAAGAACTTGCAAGGATAGTGAAAGCTGACGTTGAAGCTGAAGGAGAATTTAAAGAGTTTAATGAAAAGATGTGGTCGTCAAGAGACAATAACATGGTTCAAAAGGTAAGAGAATACCTTGCCGATCCGGAAAACAAAACTTATTTTGTAGTAGTCGGAGCGGGACATATGGTGGGAAGCACCGGAATTGTCACACAATTGGAAGATGAATACAAGGTGGAACAAATCAAATGAATCTGACATGATGTGAACTTGAAAACATAAACAAAAACATAAGCCAAAACATAAATAAACTTGAAAGAAATATAAACTTGAAAACAATATAAACTTATGAGCGGCAGGTTTTAAAAAACTTGCCGCTTTTTTATTTTCTTTTTGCGGGAAATAGCGGGCAAAATGATAAAATAAAGAAGGCTCATTTTGAGTGCTATAAATACAAACTACTGCTGCGCAGGATGAAAAAGAAGGGGTGTATAATGAAATGCAGGCATCGGAAAATATCATAAGTTTCGAAAACACATATATTATAAAACACAATAGCGTGGGAGCATCCCCAAAAATGATTGCTGCAGAGGAACTTATGGCAGCAGCCATTCATGACCTGAAAAATCCGCTTGCAAGCATAAGAGGGCTGGGTCAGCTGGGTATGCTCACATCTTCATCCAAAAGGGAACGCAGCTATTTTGAAAGGATAATAAAACAGGTTGATTCGTTGAACACCTCCGTAATTGACTTGTTGAGTGTTTTCAAGCCCGAAAG comes from Acetivibrio thermocellus ATCC 27405 and encodes:
- a CDS encoding TraB/GumN family protein, translating into MKKTAMLKTIAAALIIVLSLQVFVFAEEQPQLLISPPAEQPAAWAVEAVQWSSIYGLASDEMFAKYSSKVTQEELHKVCVNLYEKLTGKTATPEEEKIFTDNSKLTTQKEATRLEMVTSVYNVLKAAQPEFDFSADVNLTFKDIGSLSEETLNIVKYSVAKGILHGRNKEILDLESQCTRQELLVFVKNAYEFAIYESGRYSKGAFWKVSDENNTVYLLGSIHIADATLYPLSKEILNAYEKSDVLVVEADISKQQEAANYMAQRAMYADENTLEKNVPEELYKKFVEFVTPYGIQEEVYSKLKPWYAALLVQNLQLMDNSYSGSLGVDMYFLSKAMGQKDILEIEGIKFQVDMFDSFSNELQCQFLASALGTGEGNENTEASVELVAYMLKCWKEGNTEELARIVKADVEAEGEFKEFNEKMWSSRDNNMVQKVREYLADPENKTYFVVVGAGHMVGSTGIVTQLEDEYKVEQIK
- a CDS encoding IS256-like element ISCth5 family transposase, which codes for MATNNRMALLEQLSKYVVEKDKDFLKEALTLLINALMDAEVTSIIGAEKYERNNNRNNYRNGYRLREWDTRVGTLQLSIPKLRHGSYFPSLLEPRKMSEKALLNVVQEAYVHGVSTRKVDELVEALGMKGIDKSEVSRISKQLDEFVEEFKNRRLEGEYPYLWLDATFPKVREGGRVCSMALVIAVGVNQQGEREILGFDVGMSEDGAFWEEFLRRLVARGLKGVRLVISDAHEGLKAAIKKILTGSAWQRCRVHFMRNVLSQVPKHYQGMVSSIIRTIFAQNDQESAREQLRHVVDELKNRFPKAMKILEEAEEEILAYMAFPREHWAQIHSTNPLERLNREIRRRTDVVCIFPNRKAVIRLVGAMLMEQNDEWKVGRRYFSLESMSKITSINEFTLTPVALLHK
- a CDS encoding IS256-like element ISCth4 family transposase, producing the protein MARKRIITPEKKELIRNLISEYNITSAKDLQEALKDLLGDTIQNMLEAELDEHLGYEKYESTEEAKSNYRNGYTSKTLKSSVGQVEIDIPRDRNAEFEPKIVPKYKRDISEIENKIIAMYARGMSTREINEQIQEIYGFEVSAEMVSKITDKILPEIEEWQKRPLGEVYPIVFIDAIHFSVKNDGIVGKKAVYIVLAIDIEGQKDVIGIYVGENESSKFWLSVLNDLKNRGVKDILILCADALSGIKDAINAAFPNTEYQRCIVHQIRNTLKYVSDKDRKEFARDLKRIYTAPNEKAGYDQMLEVSEKWEKKYPAAMKSWKSNWDVICPFFKYSEELRKIMYTTNTIESLNSSYRRINKSRTVFPGDQSLLKSIYLATVKITSKWTMRYKNWGLILGQLQIMFEGRI